The following nucleotide sequence is from Ferruginibacter lapsinanis.
TGTCCATTGCTTTATTTTCTATGGGGCTATAAATACCTATAGCAGGTATGGAAATATTTTTACTCATCACCAGGTTGGCATATTCCCAGTTAAATTTATGTGCTCCAAATATCTGGATATTCTTTCCTTTTTTTACTATACCATTTATAAGTTCGAAATTGCCTGTACATCTTTCGTCATACACTTTATCACTCATAGACAGTACCTTGATCGTTTCAATAAACGTATCGCAGAAATTTCTATAAAACTCTTTAGCTATTTTTTTTCTTTCCCGATCAGATTTTTCAGGAAATGCTATGAGTAAATTATTTAACACAACGGCCTTTCTGTATTTAAAAACACGGTATAACAAGAAAGCAATAAAGTCGCTTAGCTTGTACATGATAAAAAAAGGCAACAGAGAGATCAAATAAAGTAAACCGTAAACAATATAATACATGATGCGTTGAAATTAAAGGCTGCGTTGTGGCACAAAGATATGCTGTATAGTAATATATCAGAAACTGACACGACAAAGCAATGATTTGCCACAAAAACTACAATACAATATTTTGTATTTTATCGCTTTTTTCTGGATAATCAGTGTTAAAATGCAATCCCACACTCTCGTGTCTGAATTCTGCTGATTTTACAATAAGATATGCAACTGTAATCATATTACGCAGTTCACATAATTGAGGTGAAACTGCTGTTTTTTCATACAAAGCTTCTGTTTCTTCATGCAACAGATCCAATCTTCTGTTTGCTCTTTGTAAACGTTCATTATTACGAACGATCCCCACATAATCACTCATCAGTAACTTCAATTCTTTAAGACTTTGTGTGATCAGGATCATCTCCTTTGGAAAAGATGTTCCATCAGCTTTCCAGTCAGGTATTTCTGCTATAAGCGTTTTTTTGTTTTCAACATTCTTTACGCTGTCCAGATATGCTCTATGTGCAAATACCATTGCTTCAAGCAAACTATTGCTGGCTAAGCGATTAGCCCCATGCAATCCGGTGCTGGCACATTCACCTGCTGCATATAAATTTTTAATGGAAGTTCTGGCCCATTCATCTGTTTTCACACCACCGCAACTATAATGAGCTGCCGGCGCTACTGGTATCATATCTTTTGTAATATCAATTCCCAGGCTCAAACATTTTTCATAAATGTTAGGAAAGTGTTCTGTAAATTTTTCTTTACTAAAATGCCGGCAATCCAAATAAACATATTCGGTACCGTTTATTTTCATTTCATTATCGATTGCTCTGGCAACAATATCACGAGGAGCCAGATCCTTACGTTCATCATAGCGTGCCATAAAAGCTTCACCTTTATTATTCCGCAAAATCCCTCCATCTCCACGTACTGCTTCTGTGATCAAAAAGTTTTGTCCAAGCACGCCCGGTTCATACAATGCTGTAGGATGGAATTGAATAAACTCCATATTCTCGATCCGTCCTTTTGCTCTGTAAACCATTGCCACACCATCTCCTGTAGCAATTGAAGGATTGGTGGTTGTTCTGTAAACCTGGCCGTTGCCACCTGTTGCCAACAATGTAGTAGAAGAAAGTATTTTTTCAATTTTATTGGTAACCAAATTCAATACATACACGCCATAACATTCTATATCAGTAGTTGATTTTGTAACCAAATAACCAAGATGATGCTGAGTGATGATATCCAACACAAAACAATGTGTGATCAGTTCTATATTTTTCTTTTTTGCTATCGTTGCTAACAAAGCCCTTTCCATTTCCTTTCCCGTCACATCTTTATGATGCAGTATTCTCGACTCACTGTGCCCTCCTTCTTTACCTAATTTAAAATCCCCATCTGGTTCTTTATCAAACTGAGCCCCCCATTCTATTATTTCTTTTATTCTTTCTACACCTTCTTTAACAACGATCTCTACCACCTCTCTATTACACAAACCATCGCCTGCAATCAAAGTATCTTCAATATGTTTATTAAAACTGTCTTTATCAAAATCCATCACACCGGCAATTCCACCTTGAGCATACTTAGTATTAGTTTCGTCGCTCTGTGTTTTGGTAAGAATGGTTACTTTTTTATCAGGACAATCCTGTGCAACTTTAAGCGCATAGGTCAATCCAGCAATACCACTTCCAATTACTAAAAAGTCTGTTTTCATAATTTTTTTGTTACCAGCTGAATACCATTTCTCAGCATCGTTGTGTCACTCACTTGTACTGTATACCATTATTCATCAAAGTCAAAAGTTAACATTCAAAAACAAAAGTGTTAGAGACTGTTTTAGATTTTTAACTTATCCTGCTTCCACCCAAACCCCACTCTCTTTCAATAAATTTATCAATTCATCCACCGCAATAGCACTATCAATATTTCTTTTCACTACTTCTTTTCCTCTGTACAAAGTGATCTTATCTACGCCACTGCCCACATATCCAAAATCAGCATCTGCCATTTCCCCCGGACCATTTACAATACACCCCATAATGGCAATTTTCAATCCTTTCAAATGATTGGTAACCGCACGGATCTTCGCGGTTGTTTCCTGCAATTCAAATAGTGTTCTGCCACAACTCGGACAACTGATATATTCTGTTTTGGATATTCTTGTACGTACCGCTTGTAGAATTGAGAAAGATGTATTGTTAATGAACTGATGATTATTTTTTGTTTCCAGATACGTTCTGCCAGAAACTTTTTTTACTTCCAGTTTAGACGGGTCATTCATTAACCAGATACCATCACCAATCCCATCTAAAAATAATGCACCCGATTCTGCACTGAAGTGAATCAATTGTTCATCAATACTTGTGTCATTACTTTCAACTGTTAATATAACAGGACAGTTAATTTTTTGTTTCATCAAATCCACAACCAGCTTTCTTACAGATTGCATTGCATTTTTAACTGAAGAATAAATACACAACACAACTGTTGAATCATTTTTTATTGCATCTGTTACAGCTCCTTCAAAATTTGAAGCATCAATTGCAACAAAATTTATCAATGAAGATTTTTGATCAGCTTTTAAAAATGCTGCCCCTTGATATAATGGAAAATATTTTTCTTTATCGTCAAGAGTCAGCCAAGTAGCATGATCACAAATTATTTTCAATGTACCCGGCAAAGCAAAATCTATCAGCTTATTGGCTGTATAAATGTAATCAGCCGCAGCATCGCCTATATTCCATTTATCTGTTATTTCATTATATGTATAACCAATCGCCTGTAAGTCTTTATGAACAATCGTTTCAGCTAACATAAAATCTGCCACCACCACCGGCACATGTTTTCCTCCAATATTTGAAACAACAGTTGTTTCTCTTCTTTTGTATTCAAACGGAGAATAAGGCAAGTTGGAGGT
It contains:
- the nadB gene encoding L-aspartate oxidase; the encoded protein is MKTDFLVIGSGIAGLTYALKVAQDCPDKKVTILTKTQSDETNTKYAQGGIAGVMDFDKDSFNKHIEDTLIAGDGLCNREVVEIVVKEGVERIKEIIEWGAQFDKEPDGDFKLGKEGGHSESRILHHKDVTGKEMERALLATIAKKKNIELITHCFVLDIITQHHLGYLVTKSTTDIECYGVYVLNLVTNKIEKILSSTTLLATGGNGQVYRTTTNPSIATGDGVAMVYRAKGRIENMEFIQFHPTALYEPGVLGQNFLITEAVRGDGGILRNNKGEAFMARYDERKDLAPRDIVARAIDNEMKINGTEYVYLDCRHFSKEKFTEHFPNIYEKCLSLGIDITKDMIPVAPAAHYSCGGVKTDEWARTSIKNLYAAGECASTGLHGANRLASNSLLEAMVFAHRAYLDSVKNVENKKTLIAEIPDWKADGTSFPKEMILITQSLKELKLLMSDYVGIVRNNERLQRANRRLDLLHEETEALYEKTAVSPQLCELRNMITVAYLIVKSAEFRHESVGLHFNTDYPEKSDKIQNIVL
- the ispG gene encoding (E)-4-hydroxy-3-methylbut-2-enyl-diphosphate synthase, yielding MQFYTESLTEYKRLKTREVKIGNLLLGNGHPIRVQTMTTTDTMDTIATVEQSIRCIEAGAELVRITAPSKKEAENLLNIKNELRKRGYNTPLVADIHFTPNAAEIAATIVEKVRVNPGNYVDKKKFEQIEYTDAEYAEEIERIRERFTPLVKICKEHGTAMRIGTNHGSLSDRIMSRYGDTAMGMVESAMEFLRIARSEEYHNIILSMKSSNPLVMVQAYRLLINHMMEEFGECYPLHLGVTEAGDGEDGRIKSAIGIGTLLEDGIGDTIRVSLTEDPEFEIPVCKDLVKRYNGFQLATPNLQPPTSNLPYSPFEYKRRETTVVSNIGGKHVPVVVADFMLAETIVHKDLQAIGYTYNEITDKWNIGDAAADYIYTANKLIDFALPGTLKIICDHATWLTLDDKEKYFPLYQGAAFLKADQKSSLINFVAIDASNFEGAVTDAIKNDSTVVLCIYSSVKNAMQSVRKLVVDLMKQKINCPVILTVESNDTSIDEQLIHFSAESGALFLDGIGDGIWLMNDPSKLEVKKVSGRTYLETKNNHQFINNTSFSILQAVRTRISKTEYISCPSCGRTLFELQETTAKIRAVTNHLKGLKIAIMGCIVNGPGEMADADFGYVGSGVDKITLYRGKEVVKRNIDSAIAVDELINLLKESGVWVEAG